One window from the genome of Acinetobacter lanii encodes:
- the cysM gene encoding cysteine synthase CysM — translation MSNTQFDFSADDFLLDHFVGKTPLVRLQRLASHTQATVLAKLEGNNPAGSVKDRPAYNMIMQAEKRGQIKPGDTLIEATSGNTGIALAMVAAMRGYKMKLIMPANSSQERKDAMRAYGAELIEATGMEEARDMALQMQKDGVGLVLNQFGNPDNVEAHYLTTGPEIWQQTGGKITHFVSSMGTTGTIMGISKYLKEQNPNIQIIGLQPSEGSNIAGIRRWPTEYLPTIFDPARVDQIMDIPQIEAEKTARQLARQEGISAGTSSGGAVWASVKIAEQHPDAVIVCIVCDRGDRYLSTGLFSVED, via the coding sequence ATGAGTAATACACAATTTGACTTTTCAGCGGACGATTTTCTGTTAGACCATTTCGTGGGCAAAACCCCCTTGGTGCGTTTACAGCGTTTAGCGAGTCATACTCAAGCAACAGTGTTGGCCAAATTGGAAGGCAACAATCCAGCGGGTTCAGTCAAAGATCGTCCAGCCTATAACATGATTATGCAGGCGGAAAAGCGCGGGCAAATTAAACCCGGCGATACCTTGATTGAAGCCACCAGTGGCAATACCGGTATTGCTTTGGCGATGGTTGCTGCCATGCGTGGCTATAAAATGAAACTCATCATGCCGGCCAATTCGAGTCAAGAACGTAAAGATGCCATGCGTGCCTATGGTGCTGAGCTGATTGAAGCGACAGGCATGGAAGAAGCCCGTGATATGGCGCTGCAAATGCAAAAAGATGGCGTGGGCTTGGTGCTGAATCAATTTGGTAATCCGGACAATGTTGAAGCGCATTACCTCACCACGGGTCCTGAAATTTGGCAGCAAACCGGCGGTAAAATTACCCATTTTGTAAGCTCTATGGGTACTACTGGCACAATTATGGGAATTTCCAAATACCTGAAAGAGCAAAATCCCAATATTCAGATCATTGGTTTACAACCTTCTGAAGGTTCAAATATCGCGGGTATTCGCCGTTGGCCCACCGAATATTTACCAACCATTTTTGATCCAGCCCGTGTCGATCAAATTATGGATATTCCGCAAATTGAAGCGGAAAAAACGGCACGTCAATTGGCACGTCAAGAAGGCATCAGTGCAGGCACCTCTTCAGGCGGTGCAGTATGGGCGTCGGTTAAAATCGCAGAACAGCATCCAGATGCGGTGATTGTGTGTATTGTATGTGATCGTGGTGATCGCTATTTGTCTACAGGGCTGTTCTCTGTAGAGGATTAA
- a CDS encoding 3'-5' exonuclease: protein MRLPVLVFDIETLTDLKSGAHLYGLDLPEGDLEQALTKLRRQESGSDFQRLPLHEIVCISGLWVDEKAEMKLFSFSREHNSEAEILQKFFSIFQKRNPTLVSWNGSQFDLPVILFRAMYHGLSAPSLFDQGEIDSQKRYNNYQNRYHHRHIDLMDIMAMFNGRNFQKLDDIAHLLGYPGKRGPASYLIPEYVRNQQWLEMTSYCEGDVLNTWLVYLRFLLLKGQILPEDHRLWIQATIHYLQGQPQQKEFLQVWQTTSKQTDFTASDFETIQPPDIQY, encoded by the coding sequence ATGCGTCTTCCTGTTTTAGTGTTCGATATCGAAACCTTAACTGATCTAAAATCGGGAGCGCATTTATATGGCTTGGATCTTCCCGAAGGTGATCTTGAGCAAGCGCTGACCAAACTGCGCCGTCAAGAATCAGGCAGTGATTTTCAACGCTTGCCCCTGCATGAAATTGTATGTATTTCAGGCCTTTGGGTTGATGAAAAAGCTGAGATGAAACTGTTCTCTTTTAGCCGCGAGCACAACTCGGAAGCTGAAATTTTACAGAAATTTTTCTCTATTTTTCAAAAGCGTAATCCGACTTTGGTGAGTTGGAATGGTTCACAGTTTGATTTGCCGGTAATTTTATTCCGTGCCATGTACCATGGTTTATCTGCACCGAGTTTGTTCGATCAAGGCGAAATTGATTCGCAAAAGCGTTATAATAATTATCAGAACCGCTACCATCATCGTCATATCGATTTGATGGACATTATGGCCATGTTTAATGGGCGCAACTTTCAAAAGTTAGACGATATTGCCCATTTGCTGGGTTATCCCGGTAAACGTGGTCCAGCAAGCTATTTGATCCCTGAGTATGTTCGCAATCAGCAATGGCTTGAAATGACCAGTTATTGTGAGGGGGATGTGCTCAATACGTGGTTGGTGTATTTACGCTTCTTACTGTTGAAAGGTCAAATCCTGCCAGAAGATCATCGTTTATGGATCCAAGCCACCATTCATTATCTACAAGGTCAGCCACAGCAAAAAGAATTTTTGCAGGTATGGCAAACCACGTCGAAACAGACTGATTTTACAGCATCAGATTTTGAAACGATTCAACCTCCAGACATTCAATATTAG
- a CDS encoding GacS-like sensor histidine kinase, which yields MSNFNNKLFKRLKLNHAYGQLIALIFVPIVVLASVGSALVLTETSNSAKSEQKFAANAVLNRYKFTAEKLTLALERNPSIAQQDRAKSILQSMFNEKYVLSVAILDQHQKKHLGLGYNIDREWPKFPTNGAFFGPIQTEHNNLYGMRLNTPSNHPKWLVIELDNQPLEISQYRVFVVLITTGLLTLLLLLLCLNFYSRRWIAPMYEIRMQLQRLNADTLDQHMVINSTGELRLLQRDIANVVKRLHFSFLELKEHTEQTEDDLRRTLDTLEVQNITYKQARDQAISSNQAKSVFLANISHELRTPLNSIDGFIHLLLRQDNLSNDQSLYLQTIRKSSAHLLALINDVLDFSKIDAGKLELETAPFDLEEAIFDVMDMLSPLAAQKQIDMAFYFADTVPKHVIGDALRVKQILTNLISNAIKFTPDGEIIVRARMEHDDIGQCLLHFSVQDSGIGLSGTDRKRLFESFSQGDASVTRQFGGTGLGLAISKQLVNLMHGQIGFEDNQERAPTEKGSTFWFTAQFMVDEEEIVHPDFSDMHVISYLAHPATANVLRHYLENYQVEHLETQSILDLFSRLNSNHIDPENTWLIVDHSGDTEALLKEIRGRYQGHIAVYGYQMALDLNMLNEYKARPLYQPLSRTSLIHLLENKPMFEAEPHDDLKELNLHVLAVDDHLPNLIVLEALLGEINVKTTKAQSGQEALQILQDRIQQGAKPFDLIFMDIQMPVMSGIDTTRAIRSLESTLDGLKMPIIALTAHALADEKQKLLKVGMDDYVTKPIQMDQIIQILTHWTSDTFIQPSKAQEKVTKADNIDPSILNWKQSVQLAANKEDLAQDLIKMLVDSFPTELGEIEQLIELEDFPQLEHVLHRLYGATRYVGTPKLQQVTGDFEQFVSTLRKERRKADDSFIQETLDRLNELQDVIHDVEQAVKQVLS from the coding sequence ATGTCGAATTTCAACAATAAACTGTTCAAAAGATTAAAACTGAATCACGCTTATGGGCAATTGATTGCCTTGATTTTTGTACCGATTGTGGTGCTTGCCAGTGTCGGTTCTGCCTTGGTATTGACCGAAACCTCTAACTCTGCAAAATCTGAACAAAAATTTGCCGCCAATGCGGTGTTAAATCGTTACAAATTTACCGCAGAAAAGCTCACTTTAGCCTTGGAACGCAACCCCAGCATCGCGCAACAAGACCGTGCCAAAAGCATTCTGCAAAGCATGTTCAATGAAAAATATGTACTCAGCGTTGCCATCTTAGATCAGCATCAAAAAAAACATTTAGGGCTCGGCTATAACATTGACCGAGAATGGCCCAAATTCCCAACCAACGGTGCATTTTTTGGTCCGATTCAAACCGAGCATAACAACTTATATGGTATGCGCCTCAACACCCCATCAAATCATCCCAAATGGTTGGTGATTGAACTCGACAATCAACCGCTCGAAATTTCTCAATATCGGGTATTTGTGGTGCTGATCACTACGGGTCTACTGACCCTGCTGTTGTTGTTACTGTGTTTGAATTTTTATTCAAGACGGTGGATTGCACCGATGTACGAAATTCGGATGCAATTACAACGTTTAAATGCAGATACGCTTGATCAGCACATGGTGATTAACAGTACGGGTGAGCTGCGCCTGCTACAACGGGATATCGCCAATGTGGTGAAACGACTGCATTTCAGCTTCTTAGAACTCAAAGAACATACCGAACAAACCGAAGATGATTTGCGCCGCACATTGGACACCTTAGAAGTTCAAAACATTACTTATAAACAAGCGCGTGATCAGGCGATTTCATCCAATCAGGCCAAGTCTGTGTTCTTGGCCAATATTAGTCATGAGCTACGCACGCCATTAAACAGTATTGATGGTTTTATTCACCTGTTATTGCGTCAAGATAACCTCAGCAATGACCAGAGTTTGTATTTGCAAACCATTCGTAAATCTTCTGCGCATTTGTTGGCTTTGATTAATGACGTTTTGGATTTCTCAAAAATTGATGCCGGCAAACTTGAGCTTGAAACTGCACCCTTTGATTTAGAAGAAGCGATTTTCGATGTCATGGACATGCTCTCGCCTTTGGCGGCGCAAAAACAAATTGATATGGCATTCTACTTTGCTGACACCGTGCCGAAGCATGTGATTGGTGATGCTTTAAGGGTGAAACAGATTCTGACCAATCTGATTTCCAATGCGATTAAATTTACCCCCGATGGTGAAATCATTGTCCGTGCACGGATGGAGCATGATGATATTGGGCAGTGTTTATTGCATTTTAGCGTGCAAGACAGTGGTATTGGACTCAGTGGAACGGATCGTAAACGTTTGTTTGAATCTTTCTCGCAAGGCGATGCATCCGTCACTCGTCAGTTTGGTGGTACAGGACTCGGTCTTGCGATTTCCAAACAACTGGTCAATCTAATGCATGGTCAAATTGGTTTTGAAGACAACCAAGAGCGTGCGCCAACAGAAAAAGGTTCAACCTTTTGGTTTACTGCACAATTTATGGTGGATGAAGAAGAGATTGTGCATCCTGATTTCTCCGATATGCATGTTATTTCCTATTTGGCACACCCTGCCACCGCCAATGTACTGCGCCATTATTTAGAAAATTATCAGGTCGAGCATTTAGAAACCCAATCGATTTTAGATCTGTTTAGTCGACTGAATAGCAATCACATTGACCCTGAAAATACATGGCTCATTGTGGATCATAGTGGTGACACCGAAGCTCTACTGAAAGAAATTCGCGGGCGCTATCAAGGGCATATTGCGGTTTATGGCTATCAGATGGCGCTTGATTTAAACATGCTGAATGAATACAAGGCTCGTCCATTGTATCAACCGCTGAGTCGAACCTCACTGATTCATTTACTTGAAAACAAACCAATGTTTGAAGCTGAACCGCATGATGATTTAAAAGAACTGAACTTGCATGTCTTGGCAGTGGACGATCATTTACCCAATCTAATTGTACTTGAGGCTTTACTCGGGGAAATCAACGTCAAAACAACCAAAGCACAAAGCGGTCAGGAAGCCTTACAAATCTTGCAAGATCGCATCCAACAAGGGGCCAAACCCTTTGATCTGATTTTTATGGATATTCAAATGCCGGTGATGTCAGGGATTGATACCACACGTGCGATTCGCTCGCTTGAATCGACCCTCGATGGCTTAAAAATGCCGATCATTGCCCTCACCGCGCATGCGCTTGCCGATGAAAAACAAAAACTGTTAAAAGTCGGTATGGATGACTATGTCACCAAGCCGATTCAGATGGATCAAATCATTCAGATTCTAACCCATTGGACCAGCGACACATTTATCCAACCGAGCAAAGCACAAGAGAAAGTCACTAAAGCCGACAATATCGATCCGAGCATTTTAAATTGGAAGCAAAGTGTTCAGTTGGCTGCCAATAAAGAAGATTTAGCCCAAGACCTGATTAAAATGTTGGTGGATAGTTTTCCAACCGAACTCGGTGAAATTGAACAGTTGATTGAGCTTGAAGACTTTCCGCAACTTGAGCATGTATTGCATCGACTCTATGGCGCAACCCGTTATGTCGGTACGCCAAAACTGCAACAGGTCACGGGTGACTTTGAACAATTTGTTTCCACCTTACGTAAAGAACGTCGCAAAGCCGATGACAGCTTCATCCAAGAAACGCTCGACCGTTTAAATGAATTACAAGATGTGATTCATGACGTTGAACAAGCGGTTAAACAGGTTTTGTCGTAG
- a CDS encoding RelA/SpoT family protein, translating into MVTVREQLPGRLTELSEETTVEHAAEAQLGLATWLDRARVILDGIELKQLEQVAQTVLQKELSATINHKTNTFATGLGMADILAHLHVDEDTLSAAMLYRSVREGFTTLEEIKKQFGENVYNLVKGTLAMGKLSELIEKNKRLEDHFNNNQREHLTGIYKMLISVTEDVRVVLIKLAERTLALRELAHSTRERQERVAREILTIYSPLAHRLGIAQLKWELEDLAFRYLAPERYKEIASLLNEKRLEREQYIQFVVDKLRGELSEHGIRAEISGRVKHIYSIYRKMKSKNLSFDQLYDIRALRVLVDEVPECYHTLGIVHQIWRHIPHQFDDYITNPKANGYRSLHTAVIAENKSLEIQIRTHEMHNEAELGVCSHFNYKEGSKTTDYSFNHRLHSLRSVLEHYQERNETSGHPNEDETESFDQLQDFEDFEKIYVFSRDGDIKELPRNSTVLDFAYHVHTEVGNKCYAARVNQRYVPLTYTLKTGEQVEILTKKDREPNRDWLVNSLGYIKTSRARDKLRHWFRQQDRSKNLEVGRELLAKELSRLAIHPKSIDLNDYCQHFNVKTGEDILVSLVSGDISLHALINQVNRHMHLDQDEPELVLKPTLNPRASHTLSAHGILIDGLDNVELHIAQCCQPVHGESIAGYITLNRGVSIHKVACPDYMRMISQEPERAVEADWEMQPTRGQSVQIVVEAYDRRGLLKDLTQVIFSDQINIRQVNTISELDGIANMKLLIEVKGLAQLSRLLARLEQQPGIISARRLVQGN; encoded by the coding sequence ATGGTCACAGTTCGTGAACAGTTACCTGGACGACTCACCGAGTTATCTGAGGAAACGACTGTAGAACATGCCGCTGAAGCGCAATTGGGATTGGCGACTTGGCTCGACCGTGCGCGTGTCATTTTAGACGGTATTGAACTTAAACAATTAGAACAAGTGGCTCAAACAGTTCTGCAAAAAGAACTGAGTGCCACCATCAATCATAAAACCAATACCTTTGCCACAGGCTTGGGTATGGCGGATATTTTGGCGCATCTGCATGTTGATGAAGATACTTTATCAGCCGCGATGCTGTACCGGAGTGTGCGTGAGGGGTTTACCACACTTGAGGAAATCAAAAAGCAATTTGGTGAAAATGTCTATAACCTCGTCAAAGGCACTTTGGCGATGGGTAAACTGTCTGAGCTGATAGAAAAAAATAAACGTCTAGAAGACCATTTCAATAACAATCAACGTGAGCATTTGACTGGCATTTATAAAATGCTGATTTCGGTCACCGAAGATGTGCGTGTTGTGCTGATTAAGCTGGCTGAACGTACTTTGGCCCTGCGTGAGTTGGCACATTCGACCCGTGAACGCCAAGAACGTGTGGCACGTGAGATTTTGACCATTTACTCACCCTTGGCACACCGTTTGGGTATTGCACAACTGAAATGGGAGCTTGAAGATCTAGCCTTCCGTTATTTGGCTCCTGAACGCTATAAAGAAATCGCATCTTTACTCAATGAAAAACGACTCGAGCGTGAGCAATATATTCAGTTTGTGGTGGATAAATTACGTGGCGAGTTGTCGGAACATGGCATTCGGGCGGAAATTTCAGGACGGGTCAAACATATTTATTCGATCTACCGAAAAATGAAAAGCAAGAATTTGAGCTTTGATCAGCTTTATGACATTCGTGCTTTACGTGTTTTGGTGGATGAAGTGCCTGAGTGTTATCACACCCTCGGGATCGTGCACCAAATTTGGCGTCATATTCCGCATCAGTTTGATGACTATATTACCAACCCAAAAGCCAATGGCTACCGTTCATTGCATACTGCGGTGATTGCGGAAAATAAATCCTTAGAGATTCAAATTCGTACCCATGAAATGCACAATGAAGCGGAGCTAGGGGTGTGTTCGCACTTCAATTATAAAGAAGGCTCGAAAACCACGGATTATTCATTTAATCATCGCTTACATTCATTGCGTTCGGTACTTGAGCATTATCAAGAGCGCAACGAAACCAGTGGTCATCCGAATGAAGATGAAACTGAAAGCTTTGATCAGCTTCAAGATTTTGAAGACTTTGAAAAGATTTATGTGTTTAGTCGTGATGGCGACATTAAAGAATTACCGCGTAATTCAACTGTTTTAGACTTTGCTTATCATGTGCATACTGAAGTCGGCAATAAATGTTATGCCGCACGGGTTAATCAACGTTATGTACCTTTAACTTACACCTTAAAAACCGGTGAACAAGTTGAGATTTTAACCAAGAAAGACCGTGAACCAAATCGAGATTGGTTGGTGAATTCTTTAGGTTATATCAAGACTTCACGTGCACGTGACAAATTACGCCACTGGTTCCGCCAACAAGACCGCAGTAAAAATCTTGAAGTCGGTCGTGAACTGCTGGCCAAAGAGCTCTCTCGTTTGGCGATTCACCCGAAAAGTATTGATTTGAATGACTATTGTCAGCATTTCAATGTCAAAACCGGTGAAGACATCTTGGTGTCTTTGGTCAGTGGCGACATTAGCCTTCATGCCTTGATTAATCAGGTCAATCGTCATATGCATCTGGATCAGGATGAACCTGAACTGGTGCTTAAACCAACTTTGAATCCGCGTGCCAGTCATACCTTGTCGGCACATGGTATTTTGATTGATGGTTTGGACAATGTGGAACTACACATTGCGCAATGCTGTCAACCTGTACATGGTGAGTCGATTGCAGGCTATATCACTTTAAACCGTGGGGTCAGTATTCATAAAGTGGCGTGTCCAGACTATATGCGTATGATCAGTCAGGAACCTGAGCGTGCAGTCGAAGCCGATTGGGAAATGCAACCCACACGTGGTCAGAGTGTACAGATTGTGGTGGAAGCGTATGACCGCCGTGGTTTGTTGAAAGATCTGACTCAAGTGATTTTCTCCGATCAAATCAATATTCGACAGGTCAATACCATTTCTGAATTGGATGGTATTGCCAATATGAAGTTGTTGATTGAAGTGAAAGGCTTGGCACAATTATCACGTCTGTTGGCACGTTTAGAGCAACAGCCGGGCATCATTAGTGCACGTCGTTTGGTTCAAGGTAACTGA
- the rlmD gene encoding 23S rRNA (uracil(1939)-C(5))-methyltransferase RlmD: protein MKHRATSRPSQLPRYMFKVERLSHEGRGIAHYAEGMDHPSNKQGKKVFIRYALPGETVEAQITNQAKKLEEADSIQLISEPNPHRIAPICPHFGVCGGCSMQHIQPDEQIRLKQDVLKSHFEHFAGIQPEQWLEPLRSTRIDYRHKARIGVRYLPNKDKVLMGFREAQSNRLTEIHTCKILDAELDQALPEIRKLLQNLKGKSDIGHIELAKGDQEVALLVRHINKLNQADVNLLTQFALDRQWQLYLQPSTPSSVHRVDDPNAAMRLHYRLDEFDVEFGFHPTDFTQVNPTVNPQMVKLACDLLELQQGQRVLDLFCGLGNFSLPLARQVGSQGEVVGVEGSEDMVKRGTENALKNGITNVKFYSQDLTKDFSQHSWANQGFDALLIDPPRAGAEEIMQHVPNFGAKKIVYVSCNPATLARDAGLLVQHGYQLKKAGVMDMFTHTGHVESIALFEKS, encoded by the coding sequence TTGAAACATAGAGCAACATCTCGCCCATCTCAGCTTCCCCGTTATATGTTTAAAGTTGAGAGACTTTCACACGAAGGGCGAGGGATCGCACACTATGCCGAAGGAATGGATCATCCGAGCAATAAGCAGGGCAAAAAAGTCTTTATTCGCTATGCTTTGCCGGGTGAAACGGTTGAAGCTCAAATTACCAATCAAGCCAAAAAACTCGAAGAAGCAGACAGTATTCAACTGATTAGCGAGCCAAATCCACACCGAATTGCCCCGATTTGTCCGCATTTCGGGGTATGTGGTGGCTGTAGCATGCAACATATTCAACCGGATGAACAAATTCGCTTAAAGCAAGACGTGCTCAAATCTCATTTTGAGCACTTTGCCGGGATTCAGCCTGAACAATGGCTTGAGCCCTTGCGTTCAACCCGTATTGATTACCGTCACAAAGCCCGTATTGGGGTGCGTTATTTACCCAATAAAGACAAGGTGTTGATGGGTTTTCGTGAAGCGCAAAGTAATCGCCTCACTGAAATTCACACCTGTAAAATTTTAGATGCTGAGCTTGATCAAGCATTGCCTGAAATCCGCAAGCTCTTACAAAATTTGAAAGGTAAATCGGATATTGGACATATTGAACTGGCTAAGGGTGATCAAGAGGTGGCTTTACTGGTTCGGCATATCAATAAATTAAATCAAGCTGATGTCAACCTATTGACGCAATTTGCGTTAGATAGACAATGGCAATTGTATTTGCAACCTTCGACACCAAGCAGTGTGCATCGTGTGGATGATCCGAATGCTGCGATGCGATTACATTACCGTTTAGATGAATTTGATGTGGAATTTGGGTTTCATCCGACAGATTTTACCCAAGTCAATCCAACGGTGAACCCACAAATGGTCAAACTGGCATGTGATTTGCTTGAACTGCAGCAGGGTCAACGTGTTTTGGATTTGTTCTGTGGTTTGGGTAATTTTTCATTGCCATTGGCACGTCAAGTCGGTTCGCAAGGTGAAGTCGTGGGTGTTGAAGGTAGTGAAGATATGGTGAAGCGAGGTACAGAAAATGCACTGAAAAATGGCATCACCAATGTTAAATTTTATTCACAAGATTTAACAAAAGATTTCTCGCAACATTCTTGGGCAAATCAAGGTTTTGATGCACTATTAATAGATCCTCCACGCGCAGGCGCAGAGGAAATTATGCAGCATGTGCCTAATTTTGGTGCAAAAAAAATCGTTTATGTGTCATGTAATCCTGCTACATTAGCGAGAGACGCTGGACTATTAGTACAACATGGATATCAATTAAAAAAAGCGGGTGTTATGGACATGTTTACCCATACGGGGCATGTTGAATCTATTGCTTTATTTGAGAAAAGTTAA